The window TAATATGACGTGAACTTGAACTAGCATTGATCAAGTCCATGAGCTCATAAGAAGGAGTTCTTCACGTGAGAAAGTCCACGGCTTAGCTTAATTCAATAAAAAAGAAAGTATCCAATCGACTTTAGGAGCGCCATATGTTTCTATTTGAAACGGTAAAGCGAGGCTCGCTATAAGGGTCATAGCTAGTTCAGGATTGGTAGGAAAGTAATACAAATGATTGTAATATGACAACCCCCAGGGGATCTAGCCTTTGTGTTAAGATTAAAAAGAAGAGCCCTCTTTTCATACGACTCGGTGATTCCATTGCTCTATCCGGCCGCAAGATTCGATCGCGTACAACACGAGCACGAGATGGGTTGGGGACCTAGAAATGAGCTATGCTCCAAGAATTGACCCCTGAACTACCTTTACCCGCCTTTTCTTGTAGAATCCATTCCCCCTCTTTTATATATTTAGAATTCTTTTAGGGCTAGTGGAATGAGGCTGGAACCCATCAATATCGCTAAACCGGGAGAGTTTCTTGTGTTGGGTTCAAAGTTTCGCTCTACCAAGGCAAGATATAATATAATATAATATAATATAATATGCATCCAGCTTTAGCTGAATATCGTGAGTGTTCAGCGAAGTATGCTAGCCATTGGCCTTACGTTCAGGATACCCCTTTCTGTCTTTGCGATGTTTAGTTATAAGAGAATGTTGCTCTTCAGAAAACGAGTATAGTGGCCTTCGTCGATGGGACAAACGCTCCAGTGTATGCGTTACAAGGCAACTAGCATTTTGTCATGGAAGTTCGTGAAAGAATGTTCTTGTTTTTCGTTGGAAAAACCAACGCCGACGTCAAGATCAGTctcctttcctttctcttttcgGGAGCAGAGCTGAAAAAGATGGACAATAACGATTGCGTAATATCAATTTATCGGCCTCGTCATCGAAAGCGGCTTCCAATTGCTTGGAAATTCTCAGCTATATGGGGGACTTTGATGGTGAGGAAAAAGAATTGATCAAGAAATTGGTAAACTTTCGCATGATCGATGGTGAAAGAACGAGAGTTCGTGCTATTGTTTATAAAACTTTTCACCGCCTAGCTCGAACTGAACGCGATGTAATAAAACTTATGGTTGACGCCGTAGATAATATGAAGCCAATATGCGAAGTGGTCAAACTAGGAGTCGCATGTACTATTTATGATGTTCCTGGGATTGTAGCCAGGGATCGTCAACAAACCTTAGCTATTCGTTGGATCCTTGGAGCAGCTTTCAAATGACGTATAAGCTATAGGATAAGCTTAGAGAAATGTTCATTTGCTGAGATACTGGATGCTTACCGAAAGAGGGGAATTTCACGTAAGAGAAGGGAGAATCTTCATGGACTGGCTTCCACCAATCGAAGTTTCACGCATTTCAGATGGTGGTAAAGTGATACCACATAAGGAGCTCTTCCTCATTCAGTCATACTCAACAAAAGTAAGAAATGTTTGACCCGGATCCTTTTTTCATCTTCGTATAGAAAGAAAATCGGCCTTCCTCATACTCCCCCCTTCATTCATAGAGTTGGAGGAATCCACAAGAGGCCAGCCCGTTCATAATTGCATAAAAGAACCATTCTTTTTATGAAAACTCTTGTTCCAACCTCACCTCAGGTCGAATGAATACGAAAGGGGGATCAATCAAATCAATAAGCCATGAATGAAGAAGTAGTGGGCCTTTCGCCTTATTTCGTTTGACTCGTGGAGCTGAGAAATCTACTTCAAAGAGAGGGAAAGAGTGCTAGTCCGAAAGAACAAGCAAGGGATGAGCGCATGGGACGAAATCTGTTGCGCCCACGCGCATACGTTTTCTTGCTAGGTAATTTCTCAGAAAGTTTTTGTGTTGTTGATTCCTATTCCTAGGTGTTGTGCTTTTTCCCCTATGCCGCCTATTGGTACTAGTGGAGTAGGATTGGCCTGTAATACAGAACCTATAGGTGGTGTAACCTTTCGCTCAATACTCAAATCTACAATCGAAGCATCTGAGGCTGCATCAATCGAGGATACACGACATAAGGAATTGTTAGATCTCCAAACTGAACTTCGCCTTCACCAAGCGTGGGTTTTCACTGGTCCTAACTAAAGGTTGGCAAGCGATCCCCTATTCTGCATCCCGAAGATCAGACGGCCCAGAGCCGGAGCAATCATTCAAGCAAGTTACTCAGCTTGAGTTTTTTAGTCAATTAATAGATTGTGCAGTTTCTTAGTCTTTTGGTCCACGTCTTCATAACTTATAGAAAGGGTTTCTTTCTTTTACAAGATCATGGAAGCTTCAGAAACCATCGGAGATCTTCTAGAAACAAGAAATGTTGCATCAAAGGGTTCAGTGGTCATATCATAGTGAAATCGAGTTTCTTGATTTAGTCGATAACAAATTCCCAACTTAGAAATTCGAAAGGACTAAGATTCTACTTCTTCCTCAAATACTGGGAATGTGGATTCAAGTATGATATCACTATTCCACAGATCTCAAGAAAACGAATTGAACAAGTTTGATGGCTGGAGGAAGATAGGAAATATTCAAACATGTATTGCATTTCATCAATCTCACCCTTTGTTCAGTGCCGCATAAGTACTGACTTCTTGAACAGATACCGGTACCGGTCATGAAGGCTTTGCCCTTCTCAAGTCAAGTGTAGAAGCGAAATCCGTTGAGCAAGAAGCCAGTGATCCCACAACATCAAAGTGATACATATGACATATTGGAAATTAGGCTTAGTTTGTAGCTGTGAATATAGTAATGCACTTATTTATTGATAAATATGTTCTTTCAAGTAGAGCATACTCGGTAGAAAGGAGGTGGCGGAGCTGGGAAGAGGATTATACTTTATCGATTACTTGGACTTAGAGACCAATTATAGAAAGAAGACAGTAGCTGAGTGAGTTTTATTGATGTAGTTTATGAGCAGCTTAACTAGAAAAGCAAGTAGAAGGAATAGAAGAATGAAATGCAGAAATAGGGGAAGGGCGGGTAGCATTTTCAAATGCCAGTTTGAGTGAGACAGTTTCTGTCTGGCCCCCCACTTTTTGGCTGTTCTTCCATTCTGCCTTTGTCTTGCTCTAAGCTACCTAACTTCCTTCCTTTGTTCTTCCATTCTACTTTGTATGATTCTGATCATCAGTTCTTATCGATCCCATTTTAAGGACAAATCCTGATGTTGGTAAAATATACGTGTTGATCAAGGCCAAGGACAATGAAGCAGCCATGAAAAGATTGAAGAACGAGGTATGATGATTACTTCGGACTACTTTTTGTTCTTCATGCAAATGACCATATTTTCCGTCTGCAATACAAGTAGAAGATACTGAGTTGTTCAAATGTTTACAGGAAATCCATGGGAAAAACTACCACAGCTTTGTATTAAGCAAGCAGGTTCGAGTCGTTGGTAATTTCAGGGAAGCCTACATTGGCATTGCTCCTGAGTTAGCCAAAGAGATCGTGGAAGAAGTGGATGTTATCGTAAACTCTGCAGAAAATACCACTTTTGATGAGAGGTTCGTGAAGCTATACTAGTCTTGCACCAAGGATTGCTTCCATTACTAAATGTGTAAGTTCACATTCCATAGCAATAAAAGTATTGCAACTTGCAGGTATGATGTAGCACTAGACATCAACACCGTGGGGCCATTCCGGATAATGAGTTTCGCGCAGCAGTTTCGAAGACTGAAGCTCTTCTTGCAAGTATCAACAGGTCAGAATGCCAAATAAGAGCTTCTTGTGGTCGAAATCAAATGGTAACCTGTTTCTATTAATCTCAAAAGCTTACAAACAAGCTTTAGCAGTATGTTTGCATGTCATGTTTTTGGCCAAACAACATATGTGAATGGGCAGAGGCAAGGTTTGATACTAGAGAAGCCATTTTGCTTAGGGGATACCATAACAAAGGGGATAGGTTCCTTAGATATTTCGGCACATCAGAATACCGTGTTGGATATCGAGGCTGAGATCAAGTTGGCTTTTGACTCCAGAAGGCATTCTTCTGCCTCTGCTTCTGTTACTCAAGAAATGAAAGAGTTAGGTAGTCGAGGTATTCTAGTATTTCCCTGTTACTTTCTCATGTCTGTAGATATGAATACACACATGAAGTATTTGATTTGTGCAATTTATTTATTCATAGGGCCAAATTCTATGGTTGGCAAGACACTTATGTGTTCACAAAGGCCATGGGCGAGATGGTCATCAACTGCATGCGAGGAGAGATACCAGTGGTAACAATCAGGCCAAGTGTCATAGAGAGCACATGGAGGGATCCCTTCCCAGGTTGGATGGAAGGAAACAGGTAAATGCTAAACCGAAATCTGAGGTTGCGGATGTCACATATATATGTGATGCATCCTCGTCTGCTTACCAGATAATGAGCTATTTCCAGGATCTAGCAGTGCGTACTAACTTTTGACGGGTTGATGGTGAGGATCAAGTATATGACCTATATTCCTCACTATTAGAGGACTTCAAAGAGGAGATTCCATCATAATCTCTAGAAGCTAGTGTCAAGGAATCCGTTAGCCGTCACCTTAACTGAAAGTTGGTGAAGAAGGTGTATATGCCTCTTGTCTATGGTAAGACACAACATAGTGCAGCAGCGGACATCCATAAGGGGCTTGACTTCATTAGAAAACGTGCTGAAAGCAACAAAGTGGCGGACATTTTTTTTTTGCATTCTGGGACAAGAAATTCCAAGCCATTGCTAGGCTGAGCCATGTTAGCAAACAATGGTTTCTCCAACAATATGAGGATAAATCCCTTACTAAAATGCTAGTGGTCACAAACCCCTTCCATGTACAATTGAAAACATTAACAATACGAAAGCAAGAATCATCATTTATACTGGGAATGCCTTCCTCTACCAAAAGAGAAAGAGTTGAAGATAACGAAGGAAAGTGGGTGGATACATAACCAGTTCATATCACTTGTCTTTCTGGTCTTTTACAATCTCATCGAATACTAGTAAATGCTTTCGAAGAGAAAATAGAAGCACTAGAGAGCTCAAGTTCActtcattcatcacaagatgcAAATGATAATCAAAATGGAGCTAATGAGGAAGAAATCACTTCTACTTAAACTTTTTTGAGTGAAATACCAACCAACACATAAAGCAATAACCAGATAGATAGAATGATAACAGGTAATACGAAGATATCAACACAGCTGGAGTCACGAGGTTCGATAATGACCAATGGGTTAGGATCTGAGGAAGCTTAGTTTGGATGATGGAATATTTGCTGTTCTGATTGTTGTGATACTGCAAATCCACTTATCCAACAATTTCAGTCCATTTTCCTACTTTTTCTGCAAGGGGTTCAAGGGGAAAGCATTATTATATCCTTAATATGACTCTCTGTCACACGGATACTGCTGGGCTACTACAAAACCCCTATAGTCAAAAAAAGATCGAAATAGGGATAAAACGTAGGATAACCCGGATCACTCGGACTAGCTGAACTCTCCAGAACAAACACAACCTAGGTGGTTTGACTAACGTTTTGGCACATTAGACTAACCTAAGACAACTCCTGGCTACATTCAGTCCTATCGAGATACAAGCTGTTACCAACCTGATACAACGCAAGTCACAAGCTTGACACAGCGAGAATGGCTGCAACTGACAATTCCTGCATCTGAGATTGACAACTCTAGTAACAGAGAATGACAACTCCTGCAACAGATATTGACAGAGCATGACACTCTCAACTGAGCTCGATCCAGCTGTGAACAATAAACAACACTGAAAGTAAACAACACGGTTATCACAAAACTTGGATTCCGGATTACAACACCATAGGCAATGAACCACCACTAACGACCCATAACGTTAGCTGATAGCCGCTGACCGTGGAGTACTTACCGATCCATCAGCGAGGACTGTATCATTTAGCGAGCTAAAAACTTAAGGAACATGTATGTGAGAGTTCCACTTTAGCTCCCTCAACACCAGGCGGGACGAGCAGCCCTATACCACGTGTAGCCACACTCTAGTGTCCTTTTCTACTTAGTTGGACAGAtcactttagaaaatcatataaaaatcAAGCAAGAAAACGGATGCGCTAACGCGCAACGGCTTTCGCGCTAGTTGCTCAAAAAATCGAATAAAAATCAAGCAAGAAAACAGATGCACTAACGCGCAACGGCTTTCGCGCTAGTTGCTCAATCCATTGCTTGCTTCTCTTCTGTCTTGGAAAAGTGAGGATTTCCTATCTGATCCAAGGGAAGGAAGAGAGGTGGAAAGTGTTGCTGTGTCAAATCGAGATTGTGTGGTGTACGCTCATGTTCGACGCTATCGAAAATCATGCATTGGATGGATGCTCGGGCATTGAGAAGGAAGGACACTTTCAGAGGCGAAAGTCCATGGTAAGACACCATCTGAGATTGACAACTCTAGTAACAGAGAATGACAACTGCTGCAACAGATATTGACAGAGCATGACAGTCTCAACTGAGCTCAATCCAGCTGTGAACAATAAACAACACTGAAAGTAAACAACACGGTTATCACAAAACTTGGATTCTGGATTACAACACTATAGGCAATGAACCACCACTAACGACCCATAACGTTAGCTGATAGCCGCTGACCGTGGAGTACTTACCGATCCATCAGCGAGGACTGTATCATTTAGCGAGCTAAAAACTTAAGGAACATGTATGTGAGAGTTCCACTTTAGCTCCCTCAACACCAGGCGGGACGAGCAGCCCTATACCATGTGTAGCCACACTCTAGTGTCCTTTTCTACTTAGTTGGACAGATCACTTCAGAAAATCGTATAAAAATCAAGCAAGAAAACGGATGCGCTAACGCGCAACGGTTTTCGCGCTAGTTGCTCAAAAAATCGTATAAAAATCAAGCAAGAAAACGGATGCGCTAACGCGCAATGGCTTTCGCACTAGTTTCTGAATCCGTTGCTTGCTTCTCTTCTGTCTTGGAAAAGTGAGGATTTCCTATCTGATCCAAGGGAAGGAAGAGAGGTGGAAAGTGTTGCTGTGTCAAATCGAGATTGTGTGGGTGTCCGCTCATGTTCGACGCTATCGAAAATCATGCATTGGATGGATGCCCGGGCATTGAGAAGGAAGGACACTTTCAGAGGCGAAAGTCAATGGGGAGAGATTTTTCTGTGATCCATGGATCTCCGATCGGGAAACCGTATCCAAGCTCCATGGCTAGTCTGTGCTCTTTAGACTTTTCAAACTTAGCAAACTGAAGCATCTGAGTAGCTAAAGGAAGGAAAATCAACCGAGACCCCGTTAGTAGCGGCGAGCGAGAGCGGAACAAGGGTTTTCATCAAAAGAAATCCGAAGCGGTTTCATTCGATTTGTTGTGGATTGGATGATGGAAAAACCAGCAAGCAGCAAGCGTAGTTAGAAAAGTTGCCGTAGCGCGCCCTACGGAGTTGTACAAAGTCAGCAACCATTTTGGGGCGCAAGCATAGGCAACACAGGACTGATGACGGGGTGGGGCGCACAGTGAACTGGTTTTCTAAAAAGATTGGAAGATCCGGCCAAAGAAGGTGATAGCCCTGTTCATTTGTTCCCATGTTTCGATCCTTCCCAGTAAAACGTGGCGTGTTCGAATGATGATCGCTTTTACGCGAGAAAGGGGGACCACCCTCTAAGCCTAAGTATTCCTCAATGACCGATAGCGTATAAGTACCGTGAGGGAAAGGTGAAAAGAACCCCAATCGGGGAGTGCAATAGAGAACTTGAGATCCGATGCGAACAATCAGTCGAAGGAGCGGAGCGTGGGCGCACTCACTCTAACGGCGTACCTTTCGCATGATGGGTCAGCGAGGAAATGGGAACAGCGGCTTAAGCCATTAGGTGTAGGCGCTTTCCAGAGGTGGAAGATTTACGTTCTTCCTATTTGACCCGAAACTGATCGATCTAGCCATGAGCAGGTTGAAGAGAGCTCTAACAGGCCTTGGAGGACCAAACCCACGTATGTGGCAAAATACGGGGATGACTTGTGGCTAGGGGTGAGAGGCCAACCAAGATCGGATATAGCTGGTTTTCCGCGAAATCTATTTCAGTAGAGCGTATGATGTCGATGGCCCGAGGTAGAGCACTCAATGGGCTAGGGTGGCCCCCATTTCTCTTTACCAACCCTAGGGAAACTCCGAATACAGGCCGTCATCCTTAGTACAGACAGACTGATTGGGTGCTAAGATCCAAAGTCGAGAGGGAAACAGCCCAGATCGTATGCTAAGGTCCCTAAGCAATCACTTAGTGGAAAAGGAAGTGATCGAGCGATGACAACCAGGAGGTGGGCTTGGAAGCAGCCATCCTTTGAAGAAAGCGTAATAGCTCACTGGTCTAGCTCCATGGCACCGAAAATATCTCAGGGCTCAAGTGATTCACCGAAGCGACGAGACCTTGAAAGCAGTTTTTTCAAGTGTCAGTAGCGGGACGTTCTGTCAATCGGGAAAGGTTTTTGGTGACAAGACCTGGAGATATCAGAAGTGAGAATGCTGACATGAGTAACGAGAAATCCTGTGAAAAACACGATCGCTTGCCAGTGGAAGGCTTTCTGTGTTCAATCAATCTACACAGAGTGAATCGGTCCCTAAGGAACCCCCGAAAGGGCTGCCGTCCGATGGGTACACGAAAGTAACGTAGTTGCTTTGACTACTGAACCATGCCTGGATCGTCGGAGCGAATTGGATGATCGGGCCGAGGGCTGCCCCCTCTTCCCCTCGCTCTCCTTTCCTTAATATTCACCATCGAGTCATCAAAGCCATCAACTAATTCAGAGGGGCTCGGCTAGCCCGATCGCCCTACGCTACTGGCGCTTCCAAAGGCGAAGCTCTCGTCTTTGGCGACCAGCAAACGGAGGGCTAAAACCTGTAGTTTTGAAGCAAGGGATGAGCGCGAAAGCCGTTGCGCTTCCGTACACGTGCATACGTTTTCTTGCTGGGGCGGACACAGATTTCTCTCTAAAGGCGAAGAAAAAGAAGTGGGCGAAAACTTGGCCCAGCGGGCGAACATGCCGGCTCCGGCTCCGCGCACCTGCTGACACCTTTCGAAGCACTTTCACGTGTGAACCGAAGTCGTCTTGCCGAACTCCTTCCTTTCTCATTTCAGTCCGCGCCTTTTTCATCTTCTGTAGGGGCCTTTAGTCTTTTGATTAGAGTGGAGGTCGCAAGAGAGCAGAGCGTACCGCCCTGCCATAGTCGCGAGGATCTTAATAGTCGGTCGCGACTGTTGTCATAGTCAACAACGGTTGAAACTTCCAGGAAAAAACTTCGAATTGGGAGGGCGATCCTCCCGGTGAACTGACCGTACCCCAAACTGACACAGGTGAACAAGTAGAGTATACTAGGGTGCGTCGAGAGAACCATGTCGAAGGAACTCGGCAAAATGACCCCGTAACTTCGGGAGAAGGGGCGCTCTCCTATCTTTTGATTAGGAAAGCGGCACATACCAGGGGGTAGCGACTGTTTATTAAAAACACAAGACTCTACTAAGTGGTAACACGATGTATAGAGTCTGACACTTGCCCGGTGCTGGAAGGTCGGAAGGAGAAGTGTGATAAGCTTTGAATGGAAGCCCTGGTAAACGGCGGCAGTACCTCTAACTGTCCTAAGGTCGCGAAATTCCTTGTCGCATAAGTAGCGACCTGCACGAATGGTGTAACGACTGCCCCGCTGTCTCCGACATGGACCCGATGAAATTGAATTCTCCGTGAAGATGCGGAGTACCAACGGCTAGACGGTAAGACCCCGTGCACCTTGACTATAGCTTCGCAGTGACAACATTGATCAAATGTGTAGGATAGGTGGGAGGTTGTGACACACAATGACCAATCCTGAAAGACCACTCTTTCGTCTAAGGATGCCTAACCGCCACACCGAtcatttggggggggggggggggacactgCGAGGTGGGTAGTTTATCTGGGGCGGATGCCTCCTAAAGAGTAACATAGGTGTGCGAAGGTAGGCTCAAGCGTTGATTCTGCTCATGAGCGTAATGGTATCAGCCTGCCTGACTATGAGACCGACTGGTCGAACAGAGATGAAAGTCGGCCATAGTGATCCGGGAGTCCCGTGTGGAAGGGCTCTCGCTCAACGGATCAAAGGTACGTCGGGGATAACAGGCTGATGACCCCCAAGAGCTCTTATCGACGGAGTCGTTTGGCACCTCGATGTCGACTCATCACATCCTGGGGTTGAAGAAGGTCCCAAGGGTTCGGTTGTTCGCCGATGAAAGTGGTACATGAGTTGGGTTTAGAACGTCGTGAGACAGTTCGGTTCCTATCTACCGTTGGTGTTAAAGGGAGAACTGCGAGGAGCCAGCCCTAGTACGAGAGGACTGGGCTGGGTCAACCTATGGTGTACCGGTTGTTATGCCAATAGAAGCGCTGGGCAGCTAAGTTGG is drawn from Aegilops tauschii subsp. strangulata cultivar AL8/78 chromosome 1, Aet v6.0, whole genome shotgun sequence and contains these coding sequences:
- the LOC120966617 gene encoding LOW QUALITY PROTEIN: small ribosomal subunit protein uS7m (The sequence of the model RefSeq protein was modified relative to this genomic sequence to represent the inferred CDS: substituted 1 base at 1 genomic stop codon); amino-acid sequence: MGDFDGEEKELIKKLVNFRMIDGERTRVRAIVYKTFHRLARTERDVIKLMVDAVDNMKPICEVVKLGVACTIYDVPGIVARDRQQTLAIRWILGAAFKXRISYRISLEKCSFAEILDAYRKRGISRKRRENLHGLASTNRSFTHFRWW
- the LOC141032617 gene encoding fatty acyl-CoA reductase 2, chloroplastic-like, translated to MKRLKNEEIHGKNYHSFVLSKQVRVVGNFREAYIGIAPELAKEIVEEVDVIVNSAENTTFDERYDVALDINTVGPFRIMSFAQQFRRLKLFLQVSTGQNAK